In one window of Flavobacterium ginsengisoli DNA:
- a CDS encoding RNA methyltransferase has protein sequence MNDNFINEYFGIGIQNGKTPENLGVLWRSAQNLGATFIFTIGNRYAKQACDTHDAVKAIPYFHYDTFEAFFENLPKGARLVGVELSEKASDLETFEHPRRCVYILGAEDHGLSKKVMDKCHHLVKFKSEKSLNVAVAGTIVMYDRNLSKPRS, from the coding sequence ATGAATGACAACTTTATAAATGAATATTTCGGCATAGGAATACAAAATGGTAAAACGCCCGAAAACTTAGGTGTTTTGTGGCGATCAGCTCAAAACTTAGGCGCAACTTTCATATTTACTATAGGCAATCGATATGCTAAACAGGCGTGTGATACGCATGATGCTGTAAAAGCAATTCCTTACTTCCACTATGATACTTTTGAAGCTTTTTTTGAAAATTTACCAAAAGGAGCCCGATTAGTTGGAGTTGAATTATCTGAAAAAGCCTCTGATTTAGAAACTTTTGAACACCCTAGACGTTGTGTTTATATATTGGGCGCAGAAGATCATGGTTTATCTAAAAAAGTTATGGATAAATGCCATCATTTAGTGAAATTTAAATCTGAAAAAAGTTTAAATGTGGCTGTTGCAGGAACTATTGTAATGTACGATAGAAATTTGTCTAAACCACGTTCTTAA
- a CDS encoding cation-transporting P-type ATPase translates to MEANEQELIGLNFSEVDESRKEFGTNQYHYKKENRILAFFKNVFAEPMILLLLAASEFTLLIDNIAMDFFF, encoded by the coding sequence ATGGAAGCAAACGAGCAAGAATTAATAGGACTAAACTTTAGTGAGGTGGATGAGTCTAGAAAAGAATTCGGGACTAATCAGTATCATTATAAGAAAGAGAATAGAATTTTAGCTTTTTTTAAAAATGTTTTTGCAGAACCAATGATTCTGTTGCTGCTTGCCGCTTCCGAATTTACTTTATTAATAGACAATATAGCGATGGATTTTTTCTTTTAG
- a CDS encoding cation-translocating P-type ATPase translates to MLAISLYQEKRSQNALAKLKEFIEPLCTVIRDGKYQNIKTQDIVVGDLVVIEEGALVPADGIIIQSNDFSVNEAILTGESMVVFKDSNQEDNKVFSGTITASGLAIVKVTEIGNDTRLGKIGSSLESIDTEKTPLEIQIGNFVKKMIFTGAFVFILVWVLNYLRVGNVLQSLLLALTLAMSILPEEIPVAFATFMALGARRLMKIGIVVKQMKTVETLGSATVICTDKTGTITQNKMDLAGLYLPSGIEAGINTFKDIKETEELLTTAMWASEPIPFDPMEIALHDTYKKFAETDMTSHFKMIHEYPLSGKPPMMTHVFEDSSGNRIIAAKGAPEAILEVCSLSKQDEQKIITAMDQLTGKGYRVLGVGEGNLQGNNYPDKQQKISFTFKGLVAFYDPPKDNIAEVLQSFYTAGIAVKIITGDNLKTTNAIAQQIGFVGSEKAITGDELMKWSDQELQNKVMDINIFSRMFPDAKLRIVNALKACGQIVAMTGDGVNDGPSLKATHIGIAMGKKGTAIAKDAASLILTEDDLSKMVDAVAMGRKIYTNLKKAVRYIISIHIPIILIVFIPLALRWIYPNIFSPLHVILLELIMGPTCSIIFENEPAEADTMKRGPRPMRTDFFNFKELTASIIQGIAITLGLLLSYQWAIYNQWNENITRSMVFLTLITSNIVLTLVNRSFYYSLWTTFQYKNILVSIIIGITIFLTILLFAIPFLRSLFNFELITLSQMFFCIATGLVSVLWFEVVKYFRRR, encoded by the coding sequence TTGCTTGCAATTTCACTTTATCAGGAAAAAAGAAGCCAGAATGCTTTGGCAAAATTAAAAGAATTCATAGAACCTTTATGTACAGTTATTCGTGATGGAAAATACCAGAACATTAAAACGCAAGATATTGTTGTTGGAGATTTGGTAGTAATTGAAGAAGGCGCTTTGGTTCCGGCTGATGGAATAATTATACAATCCAATGATTTTTCAGTAAATGAAGCAATACTAACTGGCGAATCAATGGTTGTTTTTAAAGATAGTAATCAAGAAGATAATAAGGTTTTTTCTGGAACTATTACAGCCAGCGGATTAGCCATAGTTAAAGTAACTGAAATTGGAAATGACACAAGATTAGGCAAAATAGGAAGCAGTTTAGAATCTATAGATACAGAAAAAACACCATTAGAAATACAGATTGGGAATTTCGTAAAAAAAATGATTTTTACTGGTGCTTTCGTATTCATTTTAGTATGGGTTTTAAACTACTTGCGAGTGGGAAATGTGCTTCAAAGTCTTTTATTGGCACTAACACTTGCAATGAGTATTCTGCCAGAAGAAATTCCAGTTGCTTTTGCCACATTTATGGCGCTTGGAGCTCGCAGACTTATGAAAATCGGGATTGTTGTAAAACAGATGAAAACAGTAGAAACATTAGGAAGCGCTACAGTAATCTGTACAGATAAAACTGGAACAATTACCCAAAATAAAATGGATTTGGCGGGACTTTATCTGCCATCTGGGATAGAGGCTGGAATTAATACATTCAAAGATATAAAAGAAACAGAAGAACTTCTTACGACTGCTATGTGGGCAAGCGAGCCTATTCCTTTTGATCCTATGGAAATTGCGCTTCATGACACCTATAAAAAATTTGCAGAAACAGATATGACGTCTCATTTTAAAATGATTCACGAATATCCTTTATCGGGCAAACCTCCAATGATGACGCATGTATTTGAAGATTCTTCAGGAAATAGAATTATTGCGGCTAAAGGTGCACCTGAAGCAATTTTAGAGGTTTGTAGTCTTTCTAAACAAGATGAACAGAAGATTATAACCGCGATGGATCAATTGACCGGTAAAGGCTACAGAGTACTTGGTGTGGGAGAGGGAAATTTGCAGGGAAATAATTATCCTGACAAACAGCAGAAAATATCATTTACTTTTAAAGGACTTGTTGCTTTTTATGATCCTCCAAAAGATAATATTGCAGAAGTGCTTCAGTCTTTTTATACAGCAGGAATTGCCGTTAAGATTATTACTGGAGACAATTTGAAAACGACTAATGCTATCGCGCAGCAAATTGGTTTTGTTGGTTCTGAAAAAGCTATAACTGGAGATGAACTAATGAAATGGAGTGATCAAGAACTGCAAAACAAAGTAATGGATATTAATATTTTCAGTCGGATGTTTCCAGATGCTAAATTGAGAATTGTAAATGCTCTTAAAGCTTGTGGGCAAATTGTTGCCATGACAGGAGATGGAGTTAATGATGGGCCTTCGCTAAAAGCGACTCACATCGGAATCGCTATGGGAAAAAAAGGAACGGCAATAGCAAAAGATGCCGCATCGCTTATCCTTACGGAAGATGATCTTTCAAAAATGGTTGATGCTGTAGCAATGGGGAGAAAGATTTATACGAATCTAAAAAAAGCAGTTAGATACATCATATCTATTCATATTCCAATAATTCTAATTGTCTTTATTCCACTTGCTTTAAGATGGATTTATCCTAATATATTCAGCCCGCTTCATGTTATTTTGCTTGAACTAATTATGGGGCCAACTTGCTCCATTATATTTGAAAACGAACCTGCCGAAGCAGATACAATGAAGAGAGGACCAAGGCCGATGCGAACAGATTTTTTTAATTTTAAAGAATTGACGGCAAGTATTATTCAAGGCATTGCGATAACTTTAGGATTGTTACTTTCTTACCAGTGGGCGATATACAATCAATGGAATGAAAACATTACGCGTAGTATGGTTTTTTTAACTTTAATTACTTCCAATATTGTCTTAACGCTGGTTAATAGATCATTTTATTATTCGTTATGGACAACATTCCAGTACAAAAATATCCTTGTCTCCATAATAATAGGCATTACTATTTTTTTGACGATATTGTTATTTGCTATTCCTTTTTTACGTTCTCTTTTTAATTTTGAACTTATTACACTTTCTCAGATGTTTTTTTGCATCGCGACAGGCTTAGTTTCAGTATTGTGGTTTGAAGTTGTGAAATATTTTAGGAGAAGATAA
- a CDS encoding AraC family transcriptional regulator: protein MKYYNTIMNEKRNILRELVPISEDDFFIVLNHKNAKFDFPLHFHPEIELNLVLNSSGKRIIGDSVIEYTDCDMALIGSNTPHLWTGIKENTEAHVVTIQFHEDLFSEKTLNRKLALPIRELLERSKRGIAFSKETIEALKPKILQLSDSQDFDSLLNFLSILHDLAIAKNTKSLSSHSYVDYYSFSESHKIEKVNDFIKDNLQNKIQLKEVADLVNMSESAFSHYFKKCTNSSFSDYVTDLRLGLAARLLFESEQSIKEICYDSGFNNISNFNRTFKRKMGFTPSEFRDQSKLITKH, encoded by the coding sequence ATGAAATATTATAATACTATTATGAACGAAAAACGCAATATCCTAAGAGAATTAGTACCTATTTCAGAAGATGACTTCTTTATAGTATTAAATCATAAGAATGCCAAATTTGATTTTCCGCTGCATTTTCATCCTGAAATAGAACTTAATTTGGTTTTGAATTCTTCAGGAAAAAGAATTATTGGAGATTCTGTCATAGAATATACAGATTGCGATATGGCGCTTATAGGTTCAAACACTCCTCATTTATGGACAGGAATAAAAGAAAACACTGAGGCGCATGTGGTTACGATACAGTTTCATGAAGATTTGTTTTCGGAAAAGACTTTAAATCGAAAATTAGCTCTTCCTATTCGCGAGTTATTAGAAAGATCTAAAAGAGGAATTGCTTTTTCTAAAGAAACTATTGAAGCGCTTAAGCCTAAAATACTGCAGTTATCAGATTCACAAGATTTTGACTCTTTGCTTAACTTCTTGTCTATATTACATGATTTAGCGATTGCAAAAAATACAAAAAGCCTTTCCTCACATTCTTATGTAGATTATTACAGTTTTTCTGAAAGCCATAAAATTGAAAAAGTAAATGATTTTATTAAAGACAACCTTCAGAATAAAATTCAGCTAAAAGAAGTTGCCGATCTAGTTAATATGTCAGAATCGGCATTTAGCCATTATTTTAAGAAATGTACTAATAGTTCTTTTTCAGATTATGTAACTGATTTAAGATTGGGGCTTGCCGCAAGATTATTATTTGAATCTGAACAGTCTATTAAAGAGATATGTTATGATAGCGGATTTAATAACATTTCTAATTTTAACCGTACTTTCAAACGCAAAATGGGATTTACACCAAGTGAGTTTAGAGATCAAAGCAAATTAATTACGAAACATTAA
- a CDS encoding TonB-dependent receptor plug domain-containing protein encodes MEGSSKTASTDFDGKFEINAPANAVLSFSFMGFDTQKISVSGKNTLNVVLRATSQNLKEVVVIGYGSVKKADLTGSVSTVKTKALEDIPSNSVEQVLQGRVAGLQVTTSQDPGSTSTVRIRGGSSLRGSNAPLVVLDGFPLGDAGDLKQVNVADIDKVDVLKDASASAIYGSRGANGVIIITTKSAKKGKTQILVREAIYIF; translated from the coding sequence GTGGAAGGATCTTCTAAAACCGCCTCAACAGATTTCGATGGAAAATTTGAAATTAATGCTCCGGCAAATGCAGTTTTATCTTTTTCTTTTATGGGTTTCGATACTCAAAAAATTTCCGTTTCAGGAAAAAATACTTTGAATGTTGTTTTAAGAGCAACTTCGCAAAATCTTAAAGAAGTTGTCGTTATCGGATACGGCTCTGTTAAAAAAGCAGATCTTACCGGTTCTGTAAGTACAGTAAAAACGAAAGCTTTAGAAGATATTCCATCCAATTCTGTAGAACAGGTACTGCAAGGTCGAGTTGCTGGGTTACAAGTAACAACTTCTCAAGATCCAGGATCGACTTCGACAGTAAGAATCAGAGGAGGAAGTTCACTTAGAGGTTCAAACGCTCCTTTAGTAGTATTAGACGGATTTCCATTAGGAGATGCAGGCGATTTAAAACAAGTAAATGTTGCAGACATTGATAAAGTAGACGTATTAAAAGACGCTTCGGCTTCAGCAATCTACGGTTCTAGAGGGGCAAACGGAGTAATTATTATTACTACTAAATCGGCCAAGAAAGGAAAAACACAAATTTTAGTGCGCGAAGCAATCTACATTTTCTGA
- a CDS encoding SusC/RagA family TonB-linked outer membrane protein has product MNLWRDPVLMAQLSNEGRINGGQQPLYIGAKNSNGVYYPSIQELQSGSWPYFTKWDDVTFRNMPLGNNTIVSINSGTDKTSFNLSGNYYSEQGVFVKDGYSKGGYNLRIKHDVFDNFTVRFSNIVSKGKRDSNGGLAYWRNPIFPVYDENGEYYMIGQNDYTHPVAITNLRQNETKTIDVITSAALEWQIIPELRLTSRLNYKYGSSVNDQYFPSKYTETGDFNNGAGYINNWEGQNFVSETFANFNKTFNKHDFGITGGYTYESYVSRSSGLGAFDFVNETLGNENMGAGNPERNTVSNGKIETKLVSGIFRMNYAYADKYLMTLTGRADGSSKFGKNNQWAFFPSGALSWKAHNEEFIKKLNVFDELKFRASYGISGNQGINPYQTLSRYGVSQYYDNGSWVSAIGPGYVVGTTGQDGIEKLWGGIPNPDLKWETTAQSDFGVDISILKSRLNIVFDYYNKRTKDLLRERILTPSSGYDRIWVNDGELTNKGYEITLDGEIFKNKDWQINASVVYSKNKNQIVSLGSVEQSGLNVDPNTGMQYEYSGNSLEQFRQFPNLLAIGQPVNVFYGYKTNGIVQTLQEGINAGLDGQLAQPGEFKYVDINGDGVVDTKDQTIIGNPNPDFMASFNMTLKYKQFDFSFFLNGVFGQDVLDTQAFNQPSNTPLRWTLDNPTNDYPSLRDGRTVKFSDWWVKDGSFVRIQNITLGYTLKPVKSAFQSVRLYLNANNVYTFTKFDGYDPEVGTDGIYWGGYPRLSKWTFGLDLTF; this is encoded by the coding sequence TTGAATTTGTGGCGCGATCCTGTTTTAATGGCACAATTGAGTAATGAAGGAAGAATCAATGGCGGACAGCAACCTTTATATATCGGAGCAAAGAATTCTAATGGTGTTTATTATCCGTCTATTCAGGAATTGCAGTCAGGTTCATGGCCTTATTTCACAAAATGGGACGATGTAACTTTTAGAAACATGCCATTAGGAAATAACACTATCGTGAGCATTAATAGCGGAACAGACAAAACAAGTTTCAATCTAAGCGGAAATTATTACAGTGAGCAAGGTGTTTTTGTAAAAGACGGTTATAGCAAAGGCGGTTACAACCTTCGTATCAAACACGATGTTTTCGACAATTTTACAGTAAGATTTTCAAATATTGTAAGTAAAGGAAAAAGAGATTCAAATGGAGGTTTAGCTTATTGGAGAAATCCTATTTTCCCAGTTTATGACGAAAATGGAGAGTATTACATGATTGGTCAAAACGATTATACACATCCGGTGGCAATTACAAATCTTCGTCAGAACGAAACCAAAACTATAGACGTAATTACTTCTGCGGCTTTAGAATGGCAAATTATACCAGAATTGCGATTAACATCAAGATTGAATTATAAATACGGTTCGTCTGTAAATGATCAATATTTTCCAAGTAAATATACCGAAACTGGTGATTTCAACAATGGGGCTGGTTACATCAATAACTGGGAAGGTCAGAATTTTGTTTCAGAGACTTTTGCCAACTTCAATAAAACATTCAATAAACATGATTTTGGTATAACAGGCGGTTATACATATGAAAGTTATGTATCGAGAAGTTCAGGACTTGGTGCATTTGACTTTGTGAATGAAACTTTAGGAAATGAAAACATGGGAGCTGGAAATCCTGAGAGAAATACAGTTTCTAACGGAAAAATTGAAACCAAATTAGTTTCTGGAATTTTCAGAATGAATTACGCTTACGCAGATAAATACTTGATGACGCTTACAGGGCGTGCAGATGGTTCTTCAAAATTTGGTAAAAACAATCAATGGGCATTTTTCCCTTCAGGTGCATTAAGCTGGAAAGCACACAACGAAGAATTCATCAAAAAGTTAAATGTATTTGATGAGCTAAAATTTCGTGCGAGTTATGGTATTTCAGGAAATCAAGGAATCAATCCATATCAGACTTTAAGTCGTTATGGTGTGAGCCAATATTACGATAACGGAAGCTGGGTTTCTGCAATCGGGCCTGGATATGTTGTGGGCACAACAGGGCAAGACGGAATTGAAAAACTTTGGGGCGGAATTCCAAATCCAGATTTAAAATGGGAAACCACAGCGCAAAGCGATTTTGGGGTTGATATTTCGATTTTAAAAAGCCGATTAAATATCGTATTTGATTATTATAACAAGCGTACAAAAGATCTTTTGAGAGAAAGAATCTTAACGCCTTCGTCTGGATATGATAGAATTTGGGTAAACGATGGAGAATTGACCAATAAAGGTTATGAAATTACATTAGACGGCGAAATCTTCAAAAATAAAGATTGGCAAATTAATGCTTCTGTAGTGTACTCTAAAAATAAAAATCAAATCGTAAGTCTTGGATCTGTTGAGCAATCTGGATTAAATGTTGATCCGAATACAGGAATGCAATATGAATATTCAGGGAACAGTTTAGAGCAGTTTAGACAATTTCCTAATCTTTTGGCAATTGGTCAGCCAGTAAATGTTTTCTACGGATATAAAACAAACGGAATTGTTCAAACGCTTCAAGAAGGAATCAATGCAGGTTTAGACGGTCAATTGGCGCAGCCTGGAGAATTTAAATATGTAGATATAAATGGCGACGGAGTTGTAGATACAAAAGACCAGACAATTATTGGAAACCCAAATCCTGATTTTATGGCGAGTTTCAATATGACACTAAAATACAAACAGTTCGATTTTAGTTTCTTCTTAAATGGCGTTTTCGGTCAAGATGTCTTAGATACACAAGCATTCAATCAGCCAAGCAATACACCATTACGTTGGACATTAGACAATCCGACAAATGATTATCCAAGTTTAAGAGACGGAAGAACAGTTAAATTTTCAGATTGGTGGGTAAAAGACGGCTCTTTTGTTAGAATTCAAAACATCACATTGGGTTATACTTTAAAACCAGTAAAAAGCGCATTTCAAAGTGTACGCTTGTACTTAAATGCAAACAATGTATACACCTTTACCAAATTTGATGGTTACGATCCAGAGGTTGGAACAGACGGAATTTACTGGGGAGGATATCCTAGATTGAGCAAATGGACATTTGGATTGGACTTAACTTTTTAA